In the Kwoniella mangroviensis CBS 8507 chromosome 3, whole genome shotgun sequence genome, one interval contains:
- a CDS encoding translation initiation factor SUI1 gives MTTHVKSSTTRYPSLESDTSRRFIRYTASTKVDATTKKSKAPVSSGVENLGPAFDPFAPVDDTPSVETTVGSKNDKIHIRLQQRNGRKTLTTVQGIPKKFDHSKILKAMKKEFACNGTVVKPEETGEDDSPAPVGVKPNLGDVLQLQGDQRVAVRQFLVDAGIVTSKEAKDSIVV, from the exons ATGACCACGCATGTTAAATCATCTACAACGCGTTATCCATCACTTGAATCCGATACATCTCGTCGTTTCATTCGATACACAGCTTCAACCAAAGTGGACGCCACTACCAAGAAATCAAAGGCCCCAGTATCTTCTGGGGTCGAAAACTTAGGTCCTGCATTTG ACCCCTTCGCCCCAGTTGATGATACTCCCTCTGTCGAGACGACCGTCGGAAGCAAGAACGACAAGATTCATattc GATTACAACAACGAAATGGACGAAAAACACTCACGACCGTCCAAGGTATTCCCAAGAAATTTGATCACTCCAAGATCCTCAAGGCTATGAAAAAGGAATTCGCCTGTAATGGAACGGTAGTCAAACCCGAAGAGACAGGAGAGGACGATTCGCCCGCTCCTGTTGGAGTCAAACCCAACTTGGGTGATGTTCTCCAATTACAAGGTGATCAACGTGTTGCTGTCAGGCAATTCTTGGTTGATGCTGGCATCGTCACTTCCAAAGAAGCTAAGGATTCGATCGTTGTGTGA
- a CDS encoding GDP-mannose 4,6-dehydratase, whose product MSIIPTASNIALPPWPPVYSEQQEEGEGYNSESGSSSSGSSSNQLFTPGMSNASSSSASSSPIYPMKRPLPRSQGVQSCGLGLGVDIDRLSINTDFSIEKESIDEDEVLYHHQSQRVDRVKPNQANGNISSARTITENPQLPCPISDFQTDNLLSAPQPNHIRNQNNPHILRYHDESVAPLSQHHHQFQRCSTPIYNDPPSHLFEFGHGMGLGNGYDQSSWSRRKIAFVTGITGQDGSYLTELLLSKGYIVHGLIRRSSSFNTSRLQHLWRDQHSLNIKGSTANKLFLHYGDLTDSANLVSLIAKTQPSEVYNLAAQSHVKVSFEMAEYTGDVDALGTLRLLEAIRTCGLEKLTKFYQASTSELYGKVKSTPQNEDTPFHPRSPYGVAKLYAYWMTVNYREAYGMFASNGILFNHESPRRGRTFVSRKITRAVAEIYLGKQDCMWMGNLDAKRDWGHAKDYAEGMWRMLQHGKPDDFVLATGQTHTVRHLISLSFSILNIPLKWVGEGIDEHAIRTDTTPPRVVVRIDPRYFRPAEVDLLLGDASKAENELGWKRYWNFEMLVRDMVESDVRSAKGLVEDHN is encoded by the exons ATGTCGATAATACCAACTGCCTCCAACATTGCTTTACCACCCTGGCCTCCTGTATATTCAGAAcaacaggaagaaggagaaggatacAATTCGGAATCCGGTTCGAGTTCGAGcggttcatcttccaaccaatTGTTTACCCCTGGAATGTCAAAcgcttcgtcctcttcagCCAGCTCGTCACCTATCTATCCTATGAAACGCCCATTACCCCGCTCGCAGGGAGTCCAAAGTTGTGGATTGGGGTTAGGAGTGGATATCGATAGATTAAGTATCAATACGGATTTCTCAATAGAAAAGGAATCaatagatgaagatgaagttctctatcaccatcaatctcagCGAGTTGACAGGGTAAAACCTAATCAGGCAAATGGAAATATCAGTTCGGCTCGAACGATAACGGAGAATCCACAATTACCATGTCCCATAAGTGATTTTCAAACGGATAATCTCCTATCTGCCCCTCAACCGAATCACATTCGAAATCAGAATAATCCACATATATTGAGATATCACGATGAATCCGTTGCCCCACTCTCCcagcatcaccatcaattTCAGAGATGTTCAACGCCGATATATAATGATCCGCCATCGCATTTATTTGAGTTTGGGCACGGGATGGGTTTAGGTAATGGGTATGATCAGAGTAGTTGGAGTAGGAGAAAGATCGCTTTTGTGACTGGAATAACGGGTCAGG ATGGATCATATTTGACAGAAT TACTCCTCTCCAAAGGATATATAGTCCACGGTCTAATCAGAAGGTCTTCCTCATTCAATACCTCACGATTACAACATCTATGGAGAGATCAACATTCATTGAACATCAAAGGCAGTACGGCCAATAAGCTGTTTCTGCATTATGGCGATTTGACTGATTCAGCAAATCTCGTTAGTCTAATTGCCAAAACTCA ACCATCGGAAGTGTATAATCTTGCTGCTCAGAGTCACGTTAAGGTATCTTTCGAAATGGCTGAATATACT GGAGACGTAGATGCATTAGGTACCTTAAGATTACTAGAAGCCATACGAACATGTGGAC TCGAAAAACTCACTAAGTTCTACCAAGCTTCCACCTCCGAACTGTATGGCAAAGTGAAATCTACCCCTCAGAATGAGGACACGCCATTTCACCCGAGGTCGCCTTATGGAGTGGCTAAATTGTATGCTTATTGGATGACGGTGAATTATAGAGAGGCATATGGGATGTTCGCTTCCAA CGGAATTCTCTTCAACCATGAATCACCCCGTCGAGGTCGTACTTTCGTTTCCCGCAAGATCACACGAGCAGTTGCGGAGATATATCTAGGTAAACAGGACTGTATGTGGATGGGTAATTTGGATGCTAAGCGGGACTGGGGACATG CTAAAGACTATGCAGAAGGAATGTGGAGGATGTTACaaca TGGTAAACCAGATGATTTTGTGTTAGCCAC CGGTCAAACCCATACAGTCCGACATTTAATATCCttatcattctcaattcTCAACATCCCACTCAAATGGGTTGGCGAAGGCATTGACGAACATGCCATACGCACCGATACGACCCCTCCAAGGGTTGTTGTGCGGATCGATCCAAGGTACTTCCGTCCTGCGGAAGTAGACTTGCTGTTAGGTGATGCCTCGAAGGCAGAGAACGAATTGGGTTGGAAGAGATATTGGAATTTTGAAATGTTGGTTAGGGATATGGTGGAAAGTGATGTTAGGTCTGCGAAAGGTCTAGTAGAGGATCATAATTAG
- a CDS encoding methionine-R-sulfoxide reductase, whose amino-acid sequence MPFISSTLVRSTIATAKTKLPIPIPATVGNNAIKLSGLGLPFAFFSSSTNSKMPSDNYPVKKSDDEWHAILSPEQFRVIRQKGTERPGSHAYDKKNDDGVYHCAACDAPLYTSKTKFNSGCGWPAFYDTVPGAVIRHEDKSMFMTRTEIVCAKCGGHLGHVFKGEGFGNPIDERHCVNGISLNFKQE is encoded by the exons ATgcctttcatctcatctacaCTAGTCAGATCGACAATCGCCACCGCTAAAACCAAATTACCAATTCCGATTCCTGCAACTGTAGGAAACAACGCAATCAAGTTATCAGGCTTGGGATTACCATTCGCCTTCTTTTCAAGCAGTACTAACAGCAAGATGCCTAGTGATAATTACCCTgtgaagaagagtgatgaCGAGTGGCATGCCATCTTATCGCctgaacag TTCCGAGTGATCAGACAGAAAGGAACTGAAAGACCTGGATCACACGCAtatgataagaagaatgatgatggtgtttaTC ATTGCGCCGCCTGCGATGCTCCTCTGTACACGTCCAAGACCAAATT TAACTCGGGATGCGGTTGGCCAGCATTCTACGATACCGTTCCAGGAGCTGTCATTCGTCATGAGGATAAATCAATGTTCATGACTAGGACCGAGATCGTTTGTGCCAAGTG TGGTGGACATCTGGGACATGTTTTTAAAGGGGAAGGTTTTGGCAATCCCAttgatgaaag GCATTGTGTGAATGGTATCTCGCTCAACTTCAAACAAGAGTAG
- a CDS encoding iron sulfur cluster assembly protein 2, mitochondrial, whose translation MMRNAILRSTATAVASSSARPATRLGFASRPILANAQAQLQMNVQRGQRRMYHEKVIDHYENPRNVGNLPKGDQDVGTGLVGAPACGDVMKLQIRVGEDGVISEVKFKTFGCGSAIASSSYMTERVKGMTLEQAGAVKNTEIAKELSLPPVKLHCSLLAEDAIKSAIKDYQTKRAKKLSTANTPPPSMGTSPSVATA comes from the exons ATGATGCGAAACGCCATTCTCCGATCCACCGCTACTGCcgtagcttcttcttcagccaGGCCGGCTACTCGACTGGGTTTCGCCTCCAGGCCGATCTTGGCTAATGCGCAAGCTCAATTGCAAATGAACGTTCAAAGAGGTCAAAGGAGGATGTACCATGAGAAAGTAATTGATCATTACGAGAACCCAAGAAAT GTGGGTAACCTTCCAAAAGGTGATCAAGATGTTGGAACAGGACTCGTTGGTGCACCAGCCTGTGGAGA TGTCATGAAACTTCAAATCCgagtaggtgaagatggtgtaATTTCTGAAGTCAAATTCAAGACATTCGGCTGTGGATCCGCTattgcttcttcatcatacatGACTGAGAGAGTCAAGGGTATGACTTTGGAACAAGCTGGTGCGGTCAAGAATACTGAGATCGCAAAGGAATTATCATTACCTCCTGTCAAAC TCCATTGCTCTCTTCTCGCTGAAGATGCtatcaaatcagctatcaaggATTATCAAACCAAGCGAGCTAAGAAGCTCTCCACCGCCAAC ACCCCACCTCCTTCGATGGGAACCTCACCTTCCGTCGCAACGGCATAA